One window of Mesorhizobium loti R88b genomic DNA carries:
- a CDS encoding MEDS domain-containing protein, which yields MNDEPAHAPRKSGIRVMGEISWGTHICVFYEAEQDLLATNASYFAAGLDDNEFCIWAVSDPIDAEAAKDALRQSIPDIDARLLAGQMEMIAATDWYLPGGEFDMQHITGGWNEKLRAALERGYAGIRISGNAFWIGTSHWKEFCQYEHELDRSLAGQKMLVLCTYSLSKSRAVDLLDVARAHQFTITRRKGEWEFLETPELQAAKQEIRKLNGALDILADTGHAAFTARERVVLAQIVRGYSSKEIARTLKIAPRTVEFHRANLLKKTNARSTVHLLHMVLGE from the coding sequence ATGAACGATGAGCCTGCCCACGCGCCCCGCAAGTCCGGCATCCGCGTCATGGGCGAAATATCCTGGGGCACACATATCTGCGTCTTCTACGAAGCGGAACAGGACCTGCTTGCCACAAACGCTTCCTATTTCGCGGCCGGCCTGGACGACAACGAATTCTGCATCTGGGCGGTCTCCGATCCGATCGACGCAGAAGCGGCGAAGGATGCATTGCGGCAATCCATCCCCGACATCGATGCACGCCTGTTGGCCGGCCAGATGGAGATGATCGCTGCCACGGATTGGTACCTTCCGGGCGGCGAGTTCGACATGCAGCACATTACTGGCGGCTGGAATGAGAAGCTGCGCGCGGCATTGGAACGGGGCTATGCCGGGATCAGAATCAGCGGTAACGCCTTCTGGATCGGGACCAGCCACTGGAAGGAGTTTTGCCAATATGAGCATGAACTCGACCGCTCACTGGCGGGTCAGAAGATGCTCGTGTTGTGCACGTATTCCCTGTCGAAAAGCAGGGCGGTGGATTTGCTCGATGTCGCGCGTGCCCATCAATTCACCATCACCCGGCGAAAGGGGGAATGGGAATTTCTAGAGACCCCGGAACTCCAGGCCGCCAAGCAGGAAATCAGGAAGCTGAATGGCGCACTGGATATCCTAGCGGACACCGGCCATGCCGCATTCACGGCCCGCGAGCGTGTCGTGCTCGCCCAGATCGTCAGGGGTTATTCGAGCAAGGAGATTGCCCGCACCTTGAAAATTGCCCCGCGAACGGTCGAGTTTCATAGGGCCAATCTGCTCAAGAAAACCAACGCACGAAGCACGGTCCACCTCTTGCACATGGTTCTTGGCGAGTAG
- a CDS encoding dihydrofolate reductase family protein, translating to MARLVFGMNQSLDGYVDHTGFAPGPALFRHFIEEAERQAGSVYGRQIYEIMRYWDDDHAEWGADENAFAAAWRKQPKWVVSRTLKSVGPNARLVQGDLESAIRAIKAERDGEVEVAGPNLARSLTDLGLIDEYRIYLHPVVLGGGKPYFAGPRPPLRLVAHDRMDGDVIRLTYVPV from the coding sequence ATGGCCAGGCTTGTCTTCGGGATGAACCAGTCGCTGGACGGCTATGTCGACCATACGGGATTCGCGCCAGGCCCTGCGCTGTTTCGCCACTTCATCGAGGAGGCGGAGCGGCAGGCGGGCAGTGTGTACGGTCGGCAAATTTATGAGATCATGCGTTACTGGGATGATGATCATGCTGAATGGGGTGCGGATGAGAACGCCTTCGCGGCGGCGTGGCGCAAGCAGCCGAAATGGGTCGTCTCGCGCACGTTGAAATCGGTCGGCCCCAACGCGCGGCTTGTCCAGGGTGATCTGGAGAGCGCGATCCGTGCGATCAAGGCAGAGCGCGACGGGGAGGTTGAAGTTGCCGGCCCGAACCTGGCGCGAAGCCTCACAGACCTTGGCCTGATCGACGAGTACCGGATCTACCTGCACCCCGTCGTGCTTGGTGGCGGCAAGCCATATTTCGCCGGACCCCGGCCGCCGCTGCGCCTCGTGGCTCATGATCGGATGGACGGGGATGTGATCAGGTTGACCTACGTTCCTGTTTGA